One genomic segment of Salinigranum rubrum includes these proteins:
- a CDS encoding ABC transporter permease, with the protein MSRFGRVSAEFTAAWYSFLRRRTAVFFTFFFPVIIVLIFGVLVQTQPTGGGLFAEPPGYYVPGYLAVVVLFTPLSRVGSTVARHREGNRFQKLATTPLSRGEWLLAHTLVNVVVIGLAALVLLVLVVLLTGASVPLAPASLALVPFVALGVALFCGLGSIIGRLSSSQDGVIAASNAVALPLLFLSETFVTTDLLPAWFRPVTALSPLTYFARGVRALTFSGGDWAGPLGMLALLAVVVFAVGAVAVPWTE; encoded by the coding sequence ATGAGCCGCTTCGGTCGCGTCTCCGCCGAGTTCACCGCCGCCTGGTACTCCTTCCTCCGCCGTCGGACCGCGGTGTTCTTCACGTTCTTCTTCCCGGTCATCATCGTCCTCATCTTCGGCGTGCTGGTGCAGACCCAGCCCACCGGCGGCGGCCTGTTCGCGGAGCCTCCCGGCTACTACGTCCCCGGCTACCTGGCCGTCGTCGTGCTGTTCACGCCGCTGTCGCGCGTCGGCTCGACCGTCGCACGGCATCGGGAGGGAAACCGCTTCCAGAAGCTGGCGACGACGCCGCTGTCGCGCGGAGAGTGGCTCCTCGCACACACCCTCGTGAACGTGGTCGTCATCGGCCTCGCGGCGCTCGTGCTCCTCGTGCTCGTGGTTCTCCTGACCGGGGCGTCGGTTCCGCTCGCGCCCGCGAGCCTCGCGCTCGTCCCGTTCGTCGCCCTCGGGGTGGCGCTGTTCTGCGGACTCGGCTCCATCATCGGGCGGCTCTCGAGTTCCCAAGACGGCGTCATCGCCGCGAGCAACGCCGTCGCCCTCCCGCTTTTGTTCCTCTCGGAGACGTTCGTCACGACCGACCTCCTCCCGGCGTGGTTCCGGCCGGTGACCGCACTGTCGCCGCTGACGTACTTCGCACGCGGGGTGCGTGCGCTCACGTTCTCCGGTGGCGACTGGGCGGGTCCCCTCGGGATGCTCGCGCTCCTCGCAGTCGTCGTCTTCGCCGTGGGCGCCGTCGCGGTGCCGTGGACCGAATAG